The genomic region CCATGTGAATCAGCTGTGCTCTGAGAGCTCACATCTTGCCTTTGTCATAAACTCAGCATGTAGTTATTAGCTACCTGCTTTAAGACTTAGCTCATCCACAATACAGGGATAATAGTACTGGTCTCTGTTACTGGGTTTTTGTAAGGAGTATGGCAAGATCATATCTGAAGTACTTTGAATGCAGAAAGCCCTATATAAATACTAagctattctttctttcttccaaaaTAGGCTCCTTTCCCTAGTGAAGAGAATTAGGTGATCTTTCTCTATCCAGTTCCAGAATATACCAGATTATTGTCAAATGATCTGCATTATCTCTATGGTACCCTCACTAAACCACAATGCCCAGGGCTCCTGTGGAGAGGATATGAGTCTCTTCTGGTTTGGGGTTGTGTTATAGACTTGTCCTAgttatcccctcaatacagcaAAAGGATGCCAGGTCTCCATATATGTTCAAGATCAATCATACCCTTTTCCAGCTATTGGCTACCTCTGAAGTATTGCATGTAGAAAAACAGGCTCTTACCTTCCCGTGGATTTCCATTTTGCACTTAGTGCTGGTGTCCTCCTTGACAGCTGTTTCCCAGCCTTGAAGTACATCCACCTGAAGCACTCCTTTTTCTGCCTGCGGTGACTTTGCTAATCCATGGCTGTTTCTTTCTATAACGCTCCTCTCATTGGCAAGGCCCTTGACTTCCTTACTTCTGGTCTCAGATGTTAGATGCAGCTCAGTGATCAAAGGAGCCAGCGATGCCTTCTGCTGAGTAACATCTTCTGTTGGTAACTCCCAACATTGTTTCAACTCTGCGCTCAGCATCTCTGCTATGTTAATAGTTTGCATTTTCTCAAGCTCCAATTGTTCCACTTGGTTTCTAAACTTCAGACACTCTTGTTTTAGGTCTGAGACCATAGTTTCATTTTTCTCCTTCAAAACTTTCTGTAGTGTTTGGCTGGTGACAGTCAGCTCCTCCAATTCGTTTCTCAGCAGTGTGGCCTCCTGGGTACGTGtctccatggaggcagcagtgcTCTGAACTTGCTTTTCCAAGGCCTCTTTTTCTTCAAGGGCTTGTCTTAATGCACCTTGGAGATTCTGCTTCTCCCCTTGCAGCTTGGCCACCTCCTTTTCTAAAGTTCCCAGTCGGCTACTCAGTTCATGCAAATTTCTTTCCCATCTGACTTGCTTCTCGCTATCTTGTGCTTCCATTTCAGAGTTCTTGTGGGCCATTTCCTCCAACTCCCCTTTCAGTCTAGTGTTTTTCCCCAGGGCCTTCTGTAACTCAGCTAATTGGTTATTTAAGTGTCCTTGCAAGCTCTGAGCTACTTCTTCCCTTTTCCTCAAGGCCTTTTCCTGCTCCTTCAAAGAACTCTGAAGGGTTACAACAAGCTCTTGAGATGCTGATAGCTCCTTCTGAAGATCCTTAATTTCTAGTTTTGAAAACACCAAACTCTGTTTCTGAGAGACCAGAGTTTCCATAagtctctccttctccctctccagggtctctatCTCACCAAGGCTTCTCCCTAACTTCTCCCTTAGGAGTTCTTTCTCAAGCACAGATGAATGTTCTTCCCTTTCTGCTAGTCTGCAAGTCACCTCTTGTAGATGCTCCTCAGTTGTTTCCAGATGGCCATGTGGGCTTTGCAGGGCCACTGCCTGAGCTTCCCATTTCTTCAAACTCTCTTCACATGCCTTCAGTTTCTCCTGCAGCCCTTGACATCGAGATGTCAGTAGCTGACTCCTCAACTCTTGAGCCTCAATATCCGCCAGGTGCTTTCTCCTTTCTACTTCCTGAGAACTCAGCAGTCGTTCTGCCTCCTCCAGAGACCTCTCAGCAGCATCTTTCTTGGCCCAGGCCTCCTGGCAGTCACCGGACAGATTAGCAATCTTATGTTCCGCCTCTCTGAGGGCTCCTATGGCCTTTGCCAATTCCTGCTGCTGTTTTTCCTGCTCCTCCATCTTCTCTCTGTGTTGTGTTTCAAGTTTTGCCAGATCTTCTTTCAGAGCCCAGTTTTCCTCAGAAAGGGCTTGTCTCGTGTGTGTGCTCTCCTCTTGTTGCTGGGACATCTTCTGTTGTAAAGCCCCAAGCTCCCACATCAGTATTCCCAAGTCCTTTTGTTTGCACTGGCTGACAACTTCAGTGGTCCCCTGAGGTGGTCTCGTTGTCTTTCTGCAAAGACAGTGTTCTGGTAGCAGGGGCTCCAGTTCCTTGGTAGAAGAGACATTGTCTGGCTGCTCCTTTTCAACCTTTGCCCTTTGCCCTTCCACAGGTTTCTCGTTGATAGAATGCGGGGCATCTCTTTCCATAAAAGGACTCAGTTTTAGGAGGGAACTCATCTGAAGCAGActgttctttcttcttctccaGACTCCAATCCATTTTTCCACTGAATGTTCCAGTCCAGGCTTGAATAGGCTATCAGCAGTGGACTGAATGACATAGTGCTCCTTTATTCCTGGAGGATTCCCATCATCTTCTCTTACTTCTTTATGGCTCTCATGATCTCTATTTGAGTTGCCAACCTATGGTCAAGAAAAAACATACTTGGTATAGTGTGCTGTCACCCTGGAGGATTACCAATAATGAGAGGAAGAGTTGATGCCAGAATTGGCACATGCTATGCACAAGTATTAGCTTTGGAAAACGTAACAATGCCCATAAACAG from Eublepharis macularius isolate TG4126 chromosome 2, MPM_Emac_v1.0, whole genome shotgun sequence harbors:
- the RUFY4 gene encoding RUN and FYVE domain-containing protein 4 isoform X2, whose protein sequence is MQGCNTSFPLISEWYYARSPFLDQELWLDILGSLYELDGIAFHLALCRADLDATWPMVVGILPDYPKPAAVHSQVKKASSQVGNSNRDHESHKEVREDDGNPPGIKEHYVIQSTADSLFKPGLEHSVEKWIGVWRRRKNSLLQMSSLLKLSPFMERDAPHSINEKPVEGQRAKVEKEQPDNVSSTKELEPLLPEHCLCRKTTRPPQGTTEVVSQCKQKDLGILMWELGALQQKMSQQQEESTHTRQALSEENWALKEDLAKLETQHREKMEEQEKQQQELAKAIGALREAEHKIANLSGDCQEAWAKKDAAERSLEEAERLLSSQEVERRKHLADIEAQELRSQLLTSRCQGLQEKLKACEESLKKWEAQAVALQSPHGHLETTEEHLQEVTCRLAEREEHSSVLEKELLREKLGRSLGEIETLEREKERLMETLVSQKQSLVFSKLEIKDLQKELSASQELVVTLQSSLKEQEKALRKREEVAQSLQGHLNNQLAELQKALGKNTRLKGELEEMAHKNSEMEAQDSEKQVRWERNLHELSSRLGTLEKEVAKLQGEKQNLQGALRQALEEKEALEKQVQSTAASMETRTQEATLLRNELEELTVTSQTLQKVLKEKNETMVSDLKQECLKFRNQVEQLELEKMQTINIAEMLSAELKQCWELPTEDVTQQKASLAPLITELHLTSETRSKEVKGLANERSVIERNSHGLAKSPQAEKGVLQVDVLQGWETAVKEDTSTKCKMEIHGKHLTSHLDEMRDGVQKAKQMLVAKEKETKYLTQQLSWSQQDKHQVQQLLKKMQQELQEKEKKYQGELSEKGELICSLKGRLVELLREKDVLWQKTEGITSSTACSAPQISGTCARCKKDFRLTSRRYQCRLCHSTVCHACSVSSGHRERCCLLCYQKKNDQGTGP
- the RUFY4 gene encoding RUN and FYVE domain-containing protein 4 isoform X1, with translation MASNRELRRVIQDLKSTVTDLNKNYQEQGLPVTDGSWELHQFCAQLEFLLQYDLKEKKSLFGQRKDYWDFLCLVLTKLHSGAHAGVQHIISLDKLKTAVGKGRAFIRYCLVHKQLAETLQLCFLETTVTSEWYYARSPFLDQELWLDILGSLYELDGIAFHLALCRADLDATWPMVVGILPDYPKPAAVHSQVKKASSQVGNSNRDHESHKEVREDDGNPPGIKEHYVIQSTADSLFKPGLEHSVEKWIGVWRRRKNSLLQMSSLLKLSPFMERDAPHSINEKPVEGQRAKVEKEQPDNVSSTKELEPLLPEHCLCRKTTRPPQGTTEVVSQCKQKDLGILMWELGALQQKMSQQQEESTHTRQALSEENWALKEDLAKLETQHREKMEEQEKQQQELAKAIGALREAEHKIANLSGDCQEAWAKKDAAERSLEEAERLLSSQEVERRKHLADIEAQELRSQLLTSRCQGLQEKLKACEESLKKWEAQAVALQSPHGHLETTEEHLQEVTCRLAEREEHSSVLEKELLREKLGRSLGEIETLEREKERLMETLVSQKQSLVFSKLEIKDLQKELSASQELVVTLQSSLKEQEKALRKREEVAQSLQGHLNNQLAELQKALGKNTRLKGELEEMAHKNSEMEAQDSEKQVRWERNLHELSSRLGTLEKEVAKLQGEKQNLQGALRQALEEKEALEKQVQSTAASMETRTQEATLLRNELEELTVTSQTLQKVLKEKNETMVSDLKQECLKFRNQVEQLELEKMQTINIAEMLSAELKQCWELPTEDVTQQKASLAPLITELHLTSETRSKEVKGLANERSVIERNSHGLAKSPQAEKGVLQVDVLQGWETAVKEDTSTKCKMEIHGKHLTSHLDEMRDGVQKAKQMLVAKEKETKYLTQQLSWSQQDKHQVQQLLKKMQQELQEKEKKYQGELSEKGELICSLKGRLVELLREKDVLWQKTEGITSSTACSAPQISGTCARCKKDFRLTSRRYQCRLCHSTVCHACSVSSGHRERCCLLCYQKKNDQGTGP
- the RUFY4 gene encoding RUN and FYVE domain-containing protein 4 isoform X3 → MQGCNTSFPLIRILPDYPKPAAVHSQVKKASSQVGNSNRDHESHKEVREDDGNPPGIKEHYVIQSTADSLFKPGLEHSVEKWIGVWRRRKNSLLQMSSLLKLSPFMERDAPHSINEKPVEGQRAKVEKEQPDNVSSTKELEPLLPEHCLCRKTTRPPQGTTEVVSQCKQKDLGILMWELGALQQKMSQQQEESTHTRQALSEENWALKEDLAKLETQHREKMEEQEKQQQELAKAIGALREAEHKIANLSGDCQEAWAKKDAAERSLEEAERLLSSQEVERRKHLADIEAQELRSQLLTSRCQGLQEKLKACEESLKKWEAQAVALQSPHGHLETTEEHLQEVTCRLAEREEHSSVLEKELLREKLGRSLGEIETLEREKERLMETLVSQKQSLVFSKLEIKDLQKELSASQELVVTLQSSLKEQEKALRKREEVAQSLQGHLNNQLAELQKALGKNTRLKGELEEMAHKNSEMEAQDSEKQVRWERNLHELSSRLGTLEKEVAKLQGEKQNLQGALRQALEEKEALEKQVQSTAASMETRTQEATLLRNELEELTVTSQTLQKVLKEKNETMVSDLKQECLKFRNQVEQLELEKMQTINIAEMLSAELKQCWELPTEDVTQQKASLAPLITELHLTSETRSKEVKGLANERSVIERNSHGLAKSPQAEKGVLQVDVLQGWETAVKEDTSTKCKMEIHGKHLTSHLDEMRDGVQKAKQMLVAKEKETKYLTQQLSWSQQDKHQVQQLLKKMQQELQEKEKKYQGELSEKGELICSLKGRLVELLREKDVLWQKTEGITSSTACSAPQISGTCARCKKDFRLTSRRYQCRLCHSTVCHACSVSSGHRERCCLLCYQKKNDQGTGP